AGGAAAGCTGAAACGACCCAAGGCCACAAAGCAGGGTCCATGGCAGGGCTAGGACACAAACTCACACAGCCATCATACCTTGGGGATCTTCATTCTGGTGACTGTGGTGCACATAGGGTACACAGCCATGTTCCAGAGGAAGGGGAACCAAAGCCAGGGAAATAAGGTTGCATGTCCTAGACAGTATGGTTTTAAGACCTCGGTGGCTTAACATCAAGCATATTAAAATACAGCCACATGAAACAtcaaatgtaaattatatataaccCAATAAAAGCAAAATTGCAAATGACTAGCTGACATCATGTTCTGTTTTGCAGacatttaattaaacatttattaactTCAATTCTGTAGGTTTTCCCTGTGTTTTAAAGTCAATTTTCCCCACAAGCCTCCAACATCTCACGGGCCTCTGGCAGCGAGTAGTTATCGCTGGCTGGAAGGAGCGACCACTGCTTTGGTCCCGATGCCAAGAGGACAAGAGTGAGGCTGGGCTCAAAAGGGCTAGGCAGTGTGGTTTCTGTGCTTCTCTTACGCCCCCAGGCTCCGTGGACGGGTGGCACAAACCTCCTTTCACCCCTCGCCATCCCAGGTCTGGATGATGTGAGCCCTTTGTCTGCCATTAGCTGAAAGCTGGCAGAGGAGGGAGGCGGAGTGGGCGGGGAGGTAGCAGGAGGCCTGCCAGGTGGTGACGGATGCTGGCGGGGCTGGCGCCTCCCTCATCCTAACCTGGGCGGAAACAGATGGTCTTCTAGATTCGGAGAAACTTCCAGGGTATTGCTCTTCCCCAGCTCCCCAGGCCCCTGCACATTGGACCAGCTGGCCTCTCCTTGCTATTCGAAGTCAGAGCCACAGGAatgaggagggcaggagaggtggAGGCCTAGAATGAAGATCTGTGCTCTGGGTCCCCCAGAAGCCCTGAGACCTTCCTCCCCCCTTAGCCCTCACCACTGGCCACTTCCTGGTCTGTTCTCTTCCCCCCTGGTGTACCCTTCCCTTAGCTCAACTCTGTCACCACTCTCCTGGAGGACCGGCCCCAGCCTCTCCTTGGCTTTGCTCCAAGCCAGCCCTCAGAGTGTGCTTTTGAAGCTCTGAGCTGATCCTATCACCTCCAATTCTGGGATTCAGATTAAAATTTAACCTATACTCTCCAGTCTAGATTCTTTTTttcagggatggaacccagggctttgtgcagtTAAACATGCACTCCGCTACTGAGCAGAGCCCTAGCCTTGCAGCCTGGAACTGGTTACAGAATTTGATGAAATTCCTCAAGGTGATGAATTATGAAAATTCTGGTCTTCCTGAGCCCTTGTCTCATTAGAAGCCTCCTGTCTAGGCCCAGTCCAGCAAACCTCAGCCCAGAAGGACATGGGCTCTCATGGCCTCTTTACTTCACATCTGCCCATTCTCCTGAATCCCTCTTCTCTTACTGTCcccaagtgtgtatgtgtgtgtgtgtgtgtgtgtgtgtgatttacttATTTGCATTTTATCTACATGGGTATATTATCTGCaagtatgtttgtgcaccatgagAGTATAGTGcccataaaagaaagcacttgatctcctgaaaatgaaggaacagacAGTAGTGAgctctcatgtgggtgctggaattagaaCCCAGACCGACTGGAAAAGAAGCCAGTGCTTCTAACcaatgagctatctctccagcttcccccCCCCACTAgtgtttttattgtaatttatttgatttgttttcatttttccagacAAAGTCTCTTTTCATAACCCAAtctggacttgaacttgtggtcctccaGACTCAACCTCCCACGTGTTGGGATTATAAACAATGTGTACTTAAAACTGAAATCAAAACCAGGATGGTGGTGCCTATAGgaaaggaggtggggagtggaggcagaaggattaggaattcaaggcctgaGCTAAGtaaggagtttgaggtcagcctagactacacgAGAATCtaccttaaaaacaaatgaaacaaacaaaaaaattagcaTGGTGTCACATACctgcaatgccagcactcagaaggtcgAGGCAAGAGGACTGGGAGTTCAAAGACATCCTTAGCTACttagttctagaccagcctgggctaccacagaatatgtcagaaaagaaagaagagagaggacgGGGTGAGGGAGAAACTATTTCTTGCAGGAAACCTTGCTCCTCTTCCTTGACAAAGCTTTTCATCTGGCTCTCATGGAAGGGTGAAATATGGAGGGACACAAACCTAAAACAGCTAGAATGAAGCACTCCTGCTATATGACTGAAAGGTGCTGACTGTAGGGATCCTATGTGTGAGTcgtggggagaggcaggagactcagaaAAATGGATGACACAGGGAGATGACCACCACTCATCAGAAGAAACACAGCCCAGTCCTGGGCCACTCGGCAGCCAAAGGAACGGCTTCTTTCCCCTCCTGGCTACCAGGTGTCATATTAGGAATGTGTCAATAGCATTAATTATGGCCAAGAGGACCCTGAGTTGCATATTCTCGGCCACATTTTGGGGAACAGAGCCCAGGACTTAGAAGACTAGCTCTGAGGAGTGAGAGCCACCAAGCTCACCCCTCTCATTATCATGGAGGCCCTACAGGGCCATGGCTCCTTCCACAGGCTGTCAGCACAGCATGTATATAGTTGGTCCCTTGGTTTCAGTGTCCTAGAAATGCCAGCACTTTCCCATCCCTGGCGCCTCAGTTTGAAGTTCAGGCAATAGGTCACTGGATCGGTGTTGGACACTCTCCATCTGTTTTCTGGGGAGGCCACTTTTAGAGAATTCCTCTGAGGTTTGGGCAAAGAGCTAACCAGTCATATGCATCAAAGTTCTTCGGGAACTGGGGAGAGACAGGCTCTGTGGTCACGAGGGGAAACTAGACTCAGTTCCTCGAAGCACGTGGGCACTGCTCTTTACCATCTGTCCTCTCAGCTACTTCAGAAGGAATGAGGACTCAAGAGAATAAGTTAGAAGTAGAGTCGGGAATGGAACTCAGACCTTaaatccttcccttcctgctccaaggTTGTTGGAGCCATTAAAGTCAACAAACTTACCAActatgtatccattcatctgtggaCATGTggattgagcacctactgtgtggtAAGTGCCGTGTGCAGTACTTAGCAGGTGATGTAGACACTGGTCTGGAGCTCACAGCTGGAGGAGATGTGTGTCTAGCCAAGAAGCTCCACCTGCTGTGGCGAGGGCTGTGGCAGAAGCGGGTGGCAGCGGGGCTAGGCTGAGGGAGGCTCCTAACTCCAGAACATGGTCAGTAGAAGTCTGATATTTAAAACGAGAGCAAAACTTACCCAGGTTTGGGAATGGCGTGGAAACAGGGAGGGGTGTTCCAggtaaaagaaacaacagaagtgTAAAAGCCAGATGGTGAGGAGGACCATTAAATGTCCATGGCTTGTGCCAAGCAACCATGAAGTTTGTTGGGTGAGCAGTTTCCCTGAGGCCAGGAGCAGTGAATGGGTCAGGACTCGGATCGGCACCAGCTGTGAGCCATACAGGAAACCCATGAACAAATCTCTTCACAGTTTCCAGTAAGAAGCGATGTGGTCTGTTCATCGCTACCTAGAATTGAGTTCTGGTTccgctgtgtgaccttgggcaaatgcTATGGTCTCTGgctcccagttccttcctctaAACTGGAGATGAGGATAGAACTAGGCGAGACGCTAACTGGTGCACTCAGTGCTCTGCAACCACACCCTGCAGAACCTATTTTACAGTCACAGTAGGTCCTGGAGGTGGGGACTTGCCCTGGCGCAGGcaggaggcaaaggaaaggaaacacgTAGTGGGAGGAGCCTAGACCTGAGTCCCACCTCCCCCCGCAGGTACCTGCGTGCCCTGTACCTGGGGCTGCAGAGCCGCTGGCGTGGGGAGCGGCTGCGGCGTCACTTCTACTGGCGGATGCTGTTTGAGAGCGCGGATGTGAGCATGCTACGTCTGTTGGAGACCTTCCTGCGCAGCGCTCCGCAGCTGGTGCTGCAGCTCAGCCTGCTGGTCCACCGCGGCCGAGAGCCGGAACTGCTGACTGGTGAGCCCCGCCCATCACCCGCTGGCCCCTGGGGATTCCCTACGCCCGACTCCCAAGGCAGAGTTGCTTGCTCTGAGTTTAGGGAAACACACTGTCCTCACCACCCTCTAGGCCTCTCCATACCTCTCCCGTCTGAGTTGTCTCTCCCAAGCTTAGGCCCCCTGAGGGAGCCCTCTACTGGCTATGTTCTACAAGCCGAGTTCCAGCCTGTGCCCTCTGGGAACCCCTTGCTTTACAGACCTGTTCAATCACCATCAATTTCTAGagaatctatctacctatccctTCACTCGATGTCCTGGTCTCCTCCCTTGTACCAGGTACTGTTCACGCAACACTGCCCCTTCTGAAACACTCCAGTCCAAGGCAGTCACTGTCACAAAAAACCACATCACCTATTTCTAACGCACTTCATGGTCTTCCCACCTACACACTCCCTAACTCAGTGTCTCATCTCAAGTTCCATCACTAGCTCCCAGGCCCCTCTGGGACACCttctgccctctctccagcccagaatgcAGGGTCCCACGTGGGATTTCCCTCCTTAGTTCTGCCCAACTTTACTTGTTGGGCCTCCCATCCTCTAATGGTGTCCTGACTCCTCCATGACCTAATGATCCCTTCTTGATCTCCTCTTCTACTCCCAGAGTCCTGGACCCTAATTTCCCACCCTCCACTAAGACCCCTGAATCCTGGCTACACCCCACTCTTGAATCCTAGACTTAATGCCTATGAAGATCAAAAATCACACCAAATCTATTTCTCTTTATGCTCCCACACCCACAGAAGTATCCaacctgtccccaccccacccccatatcccTGCCCTTgaagaccccaccccaccccaaccccacttcctCACACCTGATCCATAGACCTTCATGCCCGCTCAGAACCCAGGTCCTGACCCagcacctcctcctccccagacCCCAACCTGGACCCACCCCTAACCCAGCCCATCCCACCCCTACCCTGTCTCCAcagctctctccatctctgcctccctcgTGTCCCTGGCCTGGACACTGGCATCCTACCAGAAGGTGCTGAGAGACTCCAGAGATGACAAGCGGCCTCTGTCCTACAAGGGTGCTGTGGTCCAAGTGTTGTGGCACCTGTTCACCATCGCCGCACGAACCCTGGCCTTCGCCCTCTTCGCCAGCGTCTACAGGCTCTACTTTGGCATTTTCATTGTAGCCCACTGGTGCATCATGACCTTCTGGGTTATCCAGGGCGAGACAGACTTCTGCATGTCCAAGTGGGAGGAAATCATCTACAACATGGTGGTGGGTATCATCTACATCTTCTGCTGGTTCAACGTCAAGGAGGGCCGCAGCCGCCGCCGTGTGACCCTCTACTACTGCATCGTGCTGCTAGAGAACGCAGCACTCACCGGCTTCTGGTACTCCAGCCGCAACTTCTCCACTGACTTCTACTCCCTCATCCTGGTCTGCGTGGTGGCCTCCAGCTTTGCATTAGGCATATTCTTCATGTGTGTCTATTACTGTCTCCTGCACCCCAATGGCCCCATGCTGGGTCCCCAGGCACCTGGCTGTATCTTCCCCGAagccccagggccttgtggtccTCCAGCTGACGCCATCACAAGTCCGCCAAGGTCTCTGCCGAGGACTACAGGCGCTGAGCGTGATGGGGCTGCAGTGGGAGGTGAGCGAGCCGGGACCCCTACACCACCTGTCTTCCAGGTGCGACCCGGTTTGCCTCCCACGCCAGTGGCTCGCCCCTTGCGGACAGAGGGGCCTGTCATTCGGATTGACTTGCCTCGGAAAAAGTACCCAGCATGGGATGCTCATTTTATTGACCGCCGGCTCCGGAAGACCATTCTGGCACTGGAGTATTCGTCGCCTGCCACGCCCCGGTTGCAGTACCGGAGCATGGGCACCTCCCAGGAGCTGCTAGAGTATGAGACCACAGTATAGGCACAGTCTGCCTCCCAAAGGGGCAGGCAGGGCTGACCCCACATTGACCACAGTGTTGAGTCTAGACTTTTCAGGGCCACCAGGCTAAGTGGGAGTAGATCTTTGGATCCAAGAGTGGCCCCACCATTAGGATCCCTTAGGGGAGAAGGCAACCCTGTGGAGGCCCTAGGCCTCATTTTAAGCCCTGTGGCCCATTCTCTAAGTTCCCCTGGACCAGGGCACAGGGCATCAACTGGTGCTACCCCTCATGGACTGCCACACTCTCTTGGAAATGCCATCTAATGCTTGGCACAGGGGTCTTAACTCTCCCTGGCCTAGATTCATCCCACATCATCCCTGGTGGGTCCACAAGAGAGAAGGCACTGCCTGGGGCCCAAGCACCCCTCAGGGAGTGTGGGGGGAAGGGCTGCCATGTGGTGGAAGGGGATCTcagagaaggatggagaaggCTGTTGAGGTTGTGGGATGAGTTGGGGGGGATCTCTGGACAGGGTTGGTGCAGTTCCTGTAGGAAGGGGAGCTGGCCAGGAGGAAAATTAGAGCAGAGAGTATGAGAGGGGACTTGGGGATCTGAAAGTGCATGTGTTGGCAGGATAAAGAACCCTGAGGGGTGAGGGCTGACAGCAATATGAAGGGGTACAAGTGTAGGGTGGGGTGCCTCTGCTGGGAGGTACACTTGGGAGGAGTTCTATCATGGATGAAGTCTAGTCTCCTCAGGTGAAAAGTCACAAGGTGCCATTTGTTCTAGAATGTACATATGGGATGTGCCCTCTAGATGAAGGTCATAAGCACAGCAGATAAAATGTCCAGGGAGAGTCTGTCTGGTTCCACCATAGATGAGGCCCTACAGCCTCACTCTGGCACACTGAGAGAGGACCTGTTGGGGAGACATGTTCTAGAATACCTCTTGATAACATGTCCTATTGAGCTGCTGATCTTTTATAAGGATCAGGGACCTGGAGCCCTGATGCTCTTGATAGGGAAGATTCTAGCTTCTACTGTGGGTAGTgggagaggcaggagcatgagTCACCTGCGACGTTCTAGAATGGGTGCTCTAGTTCTAGGCTGCCAGGGCCTACGGGAGTTCTAGATCTCCTTCTACACCCCCAGCCCTGTCTTCTCTAAAAGGAAATTGTCCTCAGGACCCTTGAGACATTTCTGCTGCCAAGAGGTTCTCAGCTGGGGGAAAAAGGCTCTGGGGACGTGACATAAATTTTGGCTTCTTGCCACCCTGCAGTGAGGTTCTCTGGGGCAATATCTGGGAGATTAACTTGTTTTGCCTCAAATCTGCCAACGCCCCGAGTCTGTGACCCATTCCCATGTCCAGACATCCTAGGTTGAACAAAGGACCACTCATCCTGGGCCGTGTCCCTGACCTGGGACAGCCAGTCTTGACTGGGATGCAAGGTGATGAGACTAGGGAGCTAGGACGTTTGTGAAATGCAAGACCTAGAGTCCCTTGTCACTCTCCCATGCCAAGTGAGGTGAGCTCACCGGAAGGGGACAGCCTGGAACCTTAGGGACAAGGGGAAATGGGGCTGGAAGTGTGGCAGCCTGAGAGAACCCTAGACTATGCAAATAAGTCTTTAGCCCTACCTGGCTCAGCTTTTCTCGGAGTTACAGGTAGAAAACCGAGGCTCAGAGTGGCAGCTACTCTCACAAGGTCCCATCAGTGCTGATGTGGCAATGGTTGATTTGCTGAGGATGCAGGGAGGGCTCTACACTCAGTCTCAGTGAGGCTGAGAggcgcacacaggcacacatcatATCCAGGATccatgccatcatgcctggcacCACGGTAGCTACATCTGTTCTGCCAGTgcagaatgcttttttttttctgcctcccagaatCCCTGAGAGGCCCCCAGAGTGACAGGTAGCTCTATCCTGACCCAGGCCTGCTCTGAGGGAGTCATCCACTCTCTTCCCCCTACCCAGGACTAGCTTGGAGACTAACTCCATGGCCAGCTACACACACGTCACAGTCTGTAAGACAGAACATGGAGGATGGGCCCCAAACCCAAGCCGACTGTCTCTGCAGGGCTCACGGTGCCAGGAACTGTCATCCCATTGTTTACCTGACACTCTTCCTCTGAGTGTGGCACCCCAACAGGAGCTCTACACCCATCCCACACATCACTGGCGTGACATCTGGGCTACCCTTGACAAGTTGTTCTATACCTCCCACCCCAGGAATTGCCCTATGGATTCCCCATTCTCCAGCAGCCGACAAGGAAAGGTTCCTACTCCCCTGGCTGGTTGCTGCAGGAGGCCAGGGCAGGCAAGGAACCAGGATGAGCAGAGCTCCAGGCTGCTGGGAAGCCATGGCCACAGTTTTCATTCTAACCTCACAGAGCTTTTCCCAGGACACTGCCTGTGAGAGGATCTGGGCACCAGAAAAAGCCATGGACAGAGGCCCTCACCCTTCTCATTACCTGGACAGAGCTCATCTACCCCTAGTATTACCCCCCAACCCCCGAGCTCAGGACCCCATCCTTCCTGGCTTGAGGCCTCTTGTTATTGGCCTGTGTTTTTGCTTCTCTAGGGCAGAAGAATCAGAGTTGGGGAAGGCCCCCATCTTCTTGGAACTGTTTTCTGGTTCCTTTCTCTGACACAATCTACCTCAGCTGGTCTCTTTCCCTGTCACAAGTGGACCCCTGGGGTCCTCCACTCCTGGTCCCAGACCATCAACCGAACCTGGATTCTTAGTTCTTCCCTTGATCCCTATAAGGTTCTTTCAGTGAGAAAGGACTTTAGAATCACAACCTTAAAGGAGGGGGGCGCATAGGTCCCCAAAGTCACTTGTTCTTCATATCTAGTATatgggagaaacagagagggccACACATTTGCCCAAGATCACACATCGAGTAAATGGAACCATAGGGTTCTCCTGGGCGTCAATAAAAGTTGGTTATGTCTTCTACAGGAGCAGCAGACAATGGGACATCTTGGGAACAGAAATGCTACGCAGGCCCTGACTAATATCTAATCCTTAGGCCTTCCTTTCCTAACAATAGAACCCTGCCCCTTACTCCATGAGCTTCTACCCTCAAACCAACTCCAGCTGCCTGCTCCTCAGACCTCCCCAGGCACCACGCATCCCTAACTGCACCTCCGCTCACCAATGTACCATGTGCCTTGTAACAGTCACCCCCGCTGACAGCACAGGCCTCCGCCCTCCCCTGCAGGGACTGTCTAAAGAAACGGGCACCGTCCCTTCCTCCCATTATCCCCAAATCTGCCTTATTCTCAGCCAGATCCCTCCTGCACCTGTGTCTCCATGAAGCTTGTCACCtcgagggctggagaggcagagacccagGAGGGCAAGGCTGAGAATGTGCAGACTCCCAGAAGAGAACCGGGGAGGCTTGGGACAGTCGTCCCCAAACATTCCCCTGAAGGCTAAGGTCTGCAGGCCCCTCCCCTTGCAGCTTGCTTGGGTTGGGGTCTATAAAGGCCTGGCAGTGGAAGAAAGGCTCTCTGGGGCAGGATGCCTGAGCATAAACTCAGATGCTGCCAGAAAGGAAAGGGGTGGATGGAGGTTTGAGAAGGCAGAACTGTGGGGACAGGCGGGTGGGTGCTCTGTGACAGCTAGGCAATAAGATGTAGGCTTTGGAAAGCAATCTGCTGGCCACCAGCTTGAGGCTTCTAATGCATCTGCCCCTCCAGGGATGTCAGGAGCCTCTAGGTTGTATGTAACCCTAAATGTCACCCTGGTGATCTGGAGGACCCCAGGGCTCTGGCTGTTCCCAGCATCTGATAAGGGGTCAGCTGCTTAGGATCTGGAGTCTTCCAGTTTGAGAACTCTGGGTTCAGAGGGACTCTCTCCAAGTAGAGGGAGAGTCTAGGCACAGGTTTCTAACTTAATGCCAAGAGCCCTGATCCCGTCCTCAGCTGCCTCACAACTCCAGCATCTGCCTCCTTCCCAGACTGAGCCAGAGGAGGCTGCAGGAGCAGAGCTGAAATCTCTAGGCAAGTGTTTCGTGGTGTCACAATGGAAGGGGCCTGGGTCCCCTTTCTAGTCAAGGACTCTTCTGAGGCTTGGGGAGACAGGACACGTGGGCCATTCTGGTTAGGACACGGAGTTCTTGCTTACCACTGGGAGATGCAGGAGGACAGTATCAGGGCACTACAGGAGATGGGTTAAGGAAGGACCACTCCATCCAGGTCTGGGTCTGGGAAGCAGAATCCCCAGGGCACAGAAGAGTTCCCTTGCTCAGCCCCTCCCACTGTAACCTCACACGGAGGCCACCTCCTCCCTGCTCAGCAGCTCTGGCCTTTATTCTATGCACAACTCCCTAGGAGTCCCCAGGCCAGGCTGGATGGTGGAAGGTCAGGATCCCTGCAATAATGTTAAAGGGGAGGGGATCTTAGAAACAAAGATGGGGTGAGGAGAGCCACAGAATGGCGGAGGCTATTCctcttcagacagacagacagacaaatctaACAGGACTCTTTCCTTGCTCCTCTCCTGTCTCGTTCCTAAACCAGACATAAGAAAGGGTCCGGGCATCCCCAGAGCCCTGAGGATTTCGTGGCTTGAGaactttttcccctcccccaacaaaaaaAGGTCACCTTAATAAGGCATCAATTTCACTACCTTAGATTAATAAGCTGAGTAGATTACAGATGCATCCTAGTGAGGACTCACGTCAGCTTCCGGGTTAAGTTGAAGGACTTCTGCATTCTATCTTAGATGGCTTAATGCAGAATACTCACGGCTTCCTTGCCACTGCAGACCCTTGGGCAGGGCCTGGAACCCCCAATTTGGCATCGGTGGCTTAATACCCAGTTACTTCCTAGTTTACAGAAGGGGCAGGCCCAGAGACGGGAGGCAACCTGCCCAAGCTCACACAGCAAGCTGGTGGTAATCTAGGACTAGAGCCATGGTCCCTTGGGAGGGGGATCCCACCAGAACACCTTCACCTCTGATACCTGCCACACGTCCACAGGAACCGCCAGCCATGCCTAAGGGCCCGATCTCCATGTCAGCACAACTCCAGGTGACTCTTCCCGTGTTCTCCTTCCCTTCTGTGGTCAGTCCAAACTTCTGCCCGCTTCTTAGCCTACCCCTGGGTCCACTTCCTGGTATTTACTACATCTGTGCCATTCCCAGCCCCACGGTCCAACTTGCCCTTTCAAGCTTTCCCTGGGCAGGGGAGGGGCCACACTGGGGCTTCAGTACCGAGACTTTTGTACACCACAgactttttgtatatttttaattttgctgcGACATGAAATATTAAAAGTCATTTCAGTACACTCTGCTTGTGTCCCGTTTGGTTA
The DNA window shown above is from Rattus rattus isolate New Zealand chromosome 5, Rrattus_CSIRO_v1, whole genome shotgun sequence and carries:
- the Xkr7 gene encoding XK-related protein 7 → MAAKSDGAAAVAGPGPEGPAGADRGGAGGRGEVAAGIAGPGPVEAGCPGPRYELRDCCWVLCALLVFFSDGATDLWLAASYYLQGQSTYFGLTLLFVLLPSLVVQLLSFRWFVYDYSEPTGTPGPVVSTKDSDIVGAAISTKDSAVAFRTKEGSPELVPRPAPSSAGAYRRRCCRLCVWLLQTLVHLLQLGQVWRYLRALYLGLQSRWRGERLRRHFYWRMLFESADVSMLRLLETFLRSAPQLVLQLSLLVHRGREPELLTALSISASLVSLAWTLASYQKVLRDSRDDKRPLSYKGAVVQVLWHLFTIAARTLAFALFASVYRLYFGIFIVAHWCIMTFWVIQGETDFCMSKWEEIIYNMVVGIIYIFCWFNVKEGRSRRRVTLYYCIVLLENAALTGFWYSSRNFSTDFYSLILVCVVASSFALGIFFMCVYYCLLHPNGPMLGPQAPGCIFPEAPGPCGPPADAITSPPRSLPRTTGAERDGAAVGGERAGTPTPPVFQVRPGLPPTPVARPLRTEGPVIRIDLPRKKYPAWDAHFIDRRLRKTILALEYSSPATPRLQYRSMGTSQELLEYETTV